The Microtus pennsylvanicus isolate mMicPen1 chromosome 18, mMicPen1.hap1, whole genome shotgun sequence region GATCTGATTGCCTTCATGGAAGGAAGTGGACACTCCCCACGCTACACTCTGTGGTTCTGTGTAGGGGAGTCGTGGCCCCAGGACCAGCCGTGGGTCAAGAGGCTTGTGATGGTCAAGGTGACAGCTGTCTTGTGCTTCTGGGGCTGGGAGGGTCCATGTGTAGAGGAACCTGTGGCAGCCAGGGATTAAAACTCCCAGAAGCCTCTCCAAGAAACAGCAACtcagccgggggggggggggggggggggggtggtggcacacgcctttaatcccagcacttgggaggcagagagacaggcagatcattgtaagtttgaggtcagcctggtctccagggcaagttcaaggacaggctccaaagctacggagaaacactgactcaaaaaaccaaccaaacaaaagaaacagcatCTTCCACAGGGCTCCACAGCCACTGTTCCCCATCTTCAGCAGGGCCTCGCCATCACAGCTTATTCTAACACTAGATCCTGGAGCTGTCAGCTGCAGGTCTGCAGCCTTTGAAGTGTTCAGCTCCCAGGAGCCCCATTGGTTATGACTATGGGAGGGGGAACTACAGTTCTTAGCAGCCCCAGTTTGAGGGAGGATCCACCCTGGGCTATGCTGGGGGCTTGCACCTGATTAGCGATTTGCCCTGATCCATTCCTGCACCATGTAGGTTGTTCCCACGTGTCTTAAGGAGCTGTTAGAGATGGCTCGGGAAGGAGGAGCCTCCTCACTGAGAACTGTGGACTTGCACATCTCCAACAGCCAGCCTATCTCCTTCACTTCTGACCAGTACAAGGCCTACCTCCAGGACTTGATGGAGGAAATGGACTTCTAGGCCACCAGAGACACCTGAGCCCTGCCCAGCTGGCACCAATAAAGCAGTTTATGCCACCATCACATCTGTCTGGTGTTCACTGTCCCCCAGCTGGTGATTTCTCTACAGAGATCTCAGTTTGCCCACATGCAGCTGGAGTTTAGGTGCTCAGTGAGTGAGGCCCAAGGGGCAAGGGCAGCACGGTTACCGGCTGTCTCCCCACGGTCCTGGAGAAAGTATCACAAAGGAGGCGGGAGACAGGCCAGGCCCGGGGCTGCATGCTCTCCCTTCATGAGCCAGGGGAATCTGAGTAGTACTGGAGGGCAACTGGCAAGCCAGTGTGGGCAGCCTGACTGGTAATGTCGCCCTTGTTGCCTCGGTTTCCTCCTAGGATCATGGACTGAGTCACTGCAGCCTCACAGGGCTGCTGACACTAGAGGCCACTCAATGGGGTCAGCTCCAGTGTCCATCAGACAGCCCAGCTGCTGTTCAAGGCTGGGCCCTGCCTCCTGTCACCACGTTCCTGGGTTTGGTGTGGACCCTTCATGATGTCccatgtccccctcccccataacCCTTTTCTCCTgaaaagagcattttttttttcttttaaaaagagaatctcTCTCTAAGCCAGGGCTGTCCCTGAACAGCctgagatcagcctgcttcaAGCGTGTACCACTACACCCATCTCTATTTCATGAAATCTTTAATGAAAGTGGAGGGGCATGACAGAAGGGCCGAGACCATGGGAGTAGGCTAAGGGGCCAGGATAACGGGCAGGGGCAGGGCTGGGGGGgctctcctcttcctcacagTGACCCCATCATCCCACTGTGGGGGGTGTGGTGGGGAAGTGGAGCCATAAATATGTCCAGAATCTCAGAGGCGCAGGAACAGGGTATGAAGTCTCAGAGAGGGGGCAGGGGCAGGCCAGGGCCACCCTTGTCTGGGGGCCCTGGCTCCTTGGGTGGCCGAGGGGGTCCTGGGGGGTCCCCCGGCTTGCGACCATGCTTGCGGAAGTAGCGGTAGCGCTGAACGTAGGCCCTCACCAGGTTGCTCACCTTGACAGGATTGATCTCCCCGCTTTTGCTGTGGCAGATCTGCAGAGCCAGAACAACTGAATTCCTGCCAGCCCCAGGGCACCTCACTTGACTCAATGACTTGGCCTACCCTATGCCCCTCTCCAGGACCCAGGTTCCCATCCCCACAGTCCCTCTGCCCCACCTTGTGGACAGCCTTCCTCAGGATGTCCTTGTACTCCTCCTTGGTGATGTCTTTCTTCTGGTAGTAtggtttgatggccaatttcaCCTCTTCCACTGCCCGTTCCTGTGTGTGCAGCTTCTTCAGATACTGGTGGGGTGAGACAAGCACAGTGAAGAGCCAGCGAGTAAGGAGGACCTGCAGTGCCCTCACCCTGCCTGCCCTGTGCTCCCCTTTCTGCAGTTACCCTAGGCCAGACCCTGGGCCACCCTGGCCTAGCCAGGCCCAGCATTTGCTGGGAGACAGTCAGACACTACTGTTTATCAGTGCTGGAACTGAGAGCTTGGGGTTGCTGGTGCTCTACCACCCGGCCCAGCTTGTTTACTAGTAGTGTCTAAGTTGCCCATTCTTGCCCTCAGCTTTTAaatctcttgcctcagcctcgaGCGGTGTGTATCCCACACACAGCTGGTCACAACTCTCCCTAAGCAGACCTTACAGGCTAAGTAACAGAGACACCCAGCTTGGCTGCTCACACTCTGCTCTGGTCCAGGTTGCCTGAGCTCTGGCAGAAGTACAGGAGGGGCTGAGCGATCAAGCCCAGGTGGCTCAAGCTGCTAAGGTGGACAGCATCACCGCCGGGGAAATAGATCCTGTGACTCATGGGAAATGGGACACCACCATCAAGGGAAGCTGTGCTGGGAGGCCGAGCTTCCTGGGAAAGCCCCGTGCCCAAGACCAcgcgtgtggaagccagagacaggGGACAGGGCCTGGGCCCACAGCAAGATGCGTGTAGGCAAACGGACCCTGGAGAGGGCAGGCACTAAAATACACCTGCTTAGGGACCAGGGACACATACGTCCCAGCTACAGGGAGAACCAGTTTCAGCTCTGTGGGCCATGAGATTCTCAAGTAACACAGAAGAGGGGCTGCATGCTACACCACACCTCACACTTGCCAAGACAATACAAACAGCACAGAAAAGTCCTAGAAGCCTAGCTGGCAGGGCATGGCAATGTTCACAAACCAGGGGCTGGGTGAGCTGAGGCCACCTGTTTCCACTACAAGCCTGTTCAGCCAGCGTGAGGCAGAGCAGTGGTTAGTACCTTCAGTGGTGTCAGGGCCATGACCAGGTAAATCCATCTAGACAGGACTTAAAGAAAGCAGTCCAAGGCCCAGTAGTAGCAGCCAAAACCACTGTTCCTCTTTGTGCCTGCAGTTCCTCACTCCAGCCAGGGATGGCCTCATCACCATCTCCCTTGCCTCTGAGCCTTCATAAATGCTAGGGCTACAGGCCTGAGTCTGTGTGACCAGCTCAGCCCGAAGTGCTTGACCTTTCCTTAAGAAACTGGTATCTCCCAGTTACATAAAGCAACCGAGAGGTACATTAAACGGGtatttataaacacatacatacatatacaaactataaatgtttttaattcttttatacaTTAGTTATTTTTACCTGGAATTGAGGATGAAACCCTGTGCTTCTTGCAGGGAAGCACTCAATATGAGCTGCACTACTCTGTGGTTTTCTGTTGTAACTGCTCAGCACCCTGCCCCATTCACCTAGTCCTCTGATGCTCCAAATTCATCTCACCTTGTCAGTGTCCCCACGTCCCTCTGAGCTGCTGCTTCCCTCTCTCTTGTCAGATGCAGGGGCCAGCCCAGTGGGGGTAGGAGGGGTGGAGCCACAGCCCCCTATGGGGAGGCTACCAGGAAGCAGGTAGCTGGAAGGGCCTGGGGGCAAGCCCAAAGAAGTGGGTACAGGAGCTGGGGTCACCCCCAGAGTGGAGGGTGGCTTCCGATGGCTGAGGATCTGTGAAAGAGAGTATGATGAGCCAAggaaggtagaagggaagaggaggcttTGTACCCCCTCTGTTCCCTCCAATTTCCCAATGTTAGAGAGCAAAAGGCTCCTCTTCCGGCCAATACCTTGCCCTAAGGcctgctgggagttgtagttcctCTCCTACCCCGAGGCAATGGACAAAAGAAGGGGCTGTGGGGACTCTTCCCCATGGGAGCCCACCTGGTTGGTGGCCTGGATCAGCTCCTGGGCCTTTGCTCGGCTGGCCAGGTTGGCTTCTTCCATCTTGAACAGCAGTGCAGTCACTGCAATGGACAGAAGTGAGAAGATCAGGGTGGGTAGTAAACCTCATCTAACCCTGACGCTGCCAGGTCCTCCCTATCTTGATCCCAAAACTAGAAAACCTCAgttaggaacagaaaaaaaaaaggatctccTCTACTGAGAACCACTACAGACGCCCAATGTTCTGACACAAGGGGTATGTGTGCAGAGGCTAGGAGGACCAGGATATGAAGAGGAGCTGGTTAGAGTAACGCCTGCTTCCCGACCCACCCAAGCCCCAGCTATCCCCCACCTAGCAGGAGGACAGCATGCTGATCAAGCACTCCATTCTGGGCTAACCACTACATCCTTCTGTTCCATCTGTCACCTGTACATCCAAGACTGGACTAGACCCTGCCCTGTTCCATCTCCCTATCCCTTCTATCCCCCATCCCTCCTATCCCCATCCCTTCCACCCCCATCCCCTCTatccccccatccccatcccctctatccccccccatccccatcccttccACCCCCATCCCTTCTATCCCCACATCCCCATCCCTTCCACCCCCATCCCCTCTATCCCCCATCCCTTCCACCCCCATCCCTTCTatccccccatccccatcccttccACCCCCATCCCTTCCACCCCCATCCCTTCTATCCTCCATCCCTTCCATCCCCCCATCCCTTCCATCCCCCCATCCCTTCTATCCCCCCATCCCTTCCATCCCTATCCCTTCTATCCCCCATCCCCTCTatccccccatccccatcccttccatcccttctatccccccatccccatcccttccACCCCTATTCCTTCTATCCCCCATCCCTTCCATCCCCCATCCCTTCTATCCCCATCCCTTCCACCCCCCATCCCTTCCACCCCCATCCTTCTATCCCCCCATCCCTTctatctccccatccccatcccttccACCCCTATTCCTTCTATCCCCCATCCCTTCCATCCCCCATCCCTTCTATCCCCATCCCTTCCACCCCCCATCCCTTCCACCCCCATCCTTCTATCCCCCCATCCCTTctatctccccatccccatcccttccATCCCCATCCCTtctatctccccatccccaccccttccACCCCCATCCCTTCCATCCCCCATCCTCCTACGCCAtcacccttccctcccctcattTCAGAAGACTCACAGGCCAGGACACCACTGGTCGTGCAGTCCACACCAGCAGGCAGGTTCCAGGGCATGGGTGGGGGTAGCGTGGGCAGCTGGGAGACCCTAGCAGCTGGCCCATCCTCGGCACCAGAGTCTCCAGCTGTAGACCCCGCACTGGGAGCAGTACTTGGGGCAGCTGCAGCAGTGCTGGTGGCTGTGGTAGTTGCAGGCtgctgctcctcttcctcttcctcttcctcctcctcttcctcctctgcccctACTCGGACCCCAGTGTCTTCACTGGCTTCCTCTGGGAGGAAGGAGACTTCAGGGGTCTTGCAGCTGCTGTCCACAGTCTGTGAGTCTGGGGTGAGTGCAGGTGGAGGTGGGGCTACCTTAGGTGGTGGGGTACTGGGGGCCTTGCTGGTCCGCTCCTCCCCAGACCATGACGTCTCCTCTGTCCCCTTGGCACTGGCTGCTTGGCTGCAGCTGTCGGCCTTGGACTTCTTCAGTGAACCAGGCCCGCCACTGGCCGTGCTACTGCCCCCACTGCGGACCTTCTTCCTGGTCTTTGATGGCTTGGTCTTTCCCTTGGTCCCCTTTGCTTTCTTGGCCCCAGCTTTGGCCTTGGCCTTGGTCTTTTTGGGCTTGGTGCTGCCTGGGGCCACCTTAGCCACCTCTGCAGGAGCTCGCTCATCTGGCTTGAGGAAGGGTGAGCGGCTTTCCCGGTCTCGGCTGAACTTGACCCCGATGGAGCCCAGGCCAGAGGATGAGGAATCCTTGGCAGGCGTGGTACTGCTGACACCCTCTCGGATGAGCACGGCCACCTTGGACTGCAGTTTCACCTTTCGGGAGGagcaggatgaggaggaggaggaggagccgcTGCTTAGCGGGGCCTTGGGTGGCGGCCCCGAGCCAGGTGCTGAGTCCTTAGGTGGCCGCGTCTTCTTGGATGACCTGTCCCTGTCTCGGCCCCGGTCCCCCCCATCAAGGGCCTTCCGTCGAGACCCTTTTTCCcttgaggatgaggatgaggatgcagCCCCTGAGCGCCTCCGGTCCTTGTCACTCTTGCCACCCCGCTCATCTGCACTCAGACCCTCAGAATCATACAGGACCTCTCGCTTTGGGGACACAGCAGGTGCTGGCGAAGGTGCACGGGGTTCAGCCTTCTCAGGGCGGCCCACTGTGATGGTCCGTTTGATGGCAAACAGGTCGTGGTCCGTGAGGTCCTGGATCGAGGGTGGCACAGCCCCACGGCGCCGGCTGTCACGGTCAGAGCCTGAGGGAGGCACAGGTGCGGGCAGCTTCTCCACATCCCCAGCGCGCTTCTCGGCCCGCGAGCGCGAtcgctttttcttcttcttgccaCCCTCCCGGCGCTTGCCGCGGTGCCGCTCACGCCTCGAGGACGAAGAGGATGATGCTGCTGGGGGTGGTGATGCTGAGCGCCTTCTGCGCCTGCGCTTCTCCCGGGAGCGTGAGCGGTGGCTCCCGCGTCTGCGGTCAGCACTGCGGGAGCGAGACCGGCGGCGGGAACGGGACCGTGAACGTGAGCGACGGCGGGCAGCAGAGTGAGAACTGACCTTCCGCTCACGTGAGCGATGCTTCTTGGCATCCCAAGCTGGTGAGTCAGGTGGGGCTGGGTCCCCACTGCGCTGCCGCTCTCGTCGCGCCTTCTTCCGTGCAGGCGGTGGGCCCGGCGAGGCAGAGCGCTGGCGGTAGCGCTCACGCCGCTGCGTTAGGATTTTGCGGCGCAGGTCCAGGCCGCCCCAGCGTGAGTCTGCAGCCGGAGGTGCGGGTGGCTCACCCAGGTCTACCTGCAGTGCGCCCTCACCATCAGAGTCAGCATGCAGGGATAGGAAATCATCGCCCTCAGGGGCACGTGGTGCAGAGGCTGGGGGCGCAGCGGGAGTGGCCACTGAAGCAAGGGTGGCTACCGAGGCAGGAGGCTGCCGAGAACGCCCAGCTCGGAACAGTGACACTGCAACCCTGGGCTCCTCCTCGGGCTGCACAATCTCTCCTTCCTCGATCTCGGGATCAGTCgggggcagtggtggcagtggCAGCCCTGGCCCTCCGGCTGTCACTACTTCCACCGACACCTTGCCCTCAAGACAGGCTTCAGCCTCAGGTCCCACCACGAAGACCCTGCGGCGCGGGGCTCCTTCAGCCCGCGTGGAGTCCACCTGAGGTGGCGTCCCTGGGGCTCCCAGCGTCTGCGggggcgggggctccggtcgggGACTTTCGTCACCTGGGAAGTCCTGGCTCAAGCTGTTGTCATCATAGATGCCTGCCAGGGTCTCTGAGATGCGGCTGATGCTCTGTGACaggccctcctcttcctcttcctcctcttcctcctcttctggtgaGGGGCTCCCTGCTGATGAGCTAGGGTTGGAGCCTGTGGGCTCGAAGGGGTCGTATTTTTGCTCTGGGGCTGGCGGTGGAGAGTAGGCCTCGTCGGTGGGGTGGAAGGGGTCATAGATGTCGAATCGGGGGGCAGGAAGAGCTGGAGggggcggaggaggaggagggggagaaggggaagacgaggatggggaaggggaaggcgaggatgaggcagaggagggagcaGGTGGAGGGGCAGGCCCTCCATCCCCTGTGCCCAAGGTGAGGAGGTGGCGGGCACAGGCAGGCCGAGAGGCATGAGACTGCGGAGACACTGCAGAGACGGGCAGACAGAGTCACAGTCAGTAACTCCCTACAGGCAGGCCAGGGCCACCACTACCTCCACCCCTGCCCTAACCCCGCCTTGACCCCATCCTGACCCTCCTCAGACCCTAATCTAGTGCTTCCTATATGCCCTCCAAGACCTTGAGCAAAACAGGAAACAAAGGAGGCAGAACAGGCCTATTTATCCATAGAATTAAGGAGTAGGGGAGGCTGGTCAGTGAAGTCGGAGACGGGTATGCAGCGCATGTGTGAGGACATCCAATACAGCAGAAAATGGGCCCAGAGGCCACACTTGAGCCCAGAGGTGCACCCACCTAGTAATATCGCACACCACAAACTGGCCCTAAAGCCAAAAATCTGCCTTGACCAATGGCAGTGATGTCCCCACAGGACAGAAGAGCCAGCTGCCTCCCACATGAATTGAATCTGCTTTGTGAATAGGAGGCAGCTTAGATCATGAAATGGCAGAGCTGGAGGCCTGTCAAGACAAGAGAGTCCTTCCAAGTTTTTGGCCCCAATGGCTAGGAAACAAGAGTCACGCCCACAGGGACATAAGGGAATACTTGCCCTTCTCACAGGCCAGGCTATGCATGCCTCCTTAGTTTGGCCCTAATACACACTGCACCATGGGCACACAGGAGCAAAGGCTCATGATGTACCTAAGCATGGAAACCAGACCCCACCCAGCACAACCCATCTGAGGACAGAGACCCAGGTTACAGCTCTCTCTAGTCATGGACCACAGAGACCTGGGTCACACTCTCTAGTCATGTGACTACAGGCCTCTAGCTCAACCTGTCTGCTTTGGATCCCTTCTATGAAATCAAGAGtctggggcacacctttaattccagcaaactagaggcagaggcaggaggatctccgtgagttcaaggtcggCCTAGACTATGgcctgagttccaagacagccagggctgtgacacagagaaaccctatctagaaaaacccaaaaccaaaccaaaactaaccTAAAAAGAACTCTGAATGGTGCAAAACCACAGTGCTAAAtcccagaggctgaagcaggagtgtCTGAGCCCAGAGCCTGTGAACAGCCTTAGCAACATAAAAGACCCCAATTCCaagagtttttaaaaaccataacCACAAATGGCGGTGTTCCAAGActaatcccagtacatgggaggGTAAGGCAGGACCACgccagcctgggtcacagtgCAAGACCCCAcctcagaaaaagaaaccaacaaacgACACAATCACAACCTAATTTAGAGTTCCATATATATCGCAGTCAGGGTCAAAACCAGACACTCGTCTGTGTCCACAGGCTGTTGGCAAGCTCAtcctctgcagcctctgcagTCAGGGAGACACATGTGACAGAGTGACCGTGACCTGCCTCAGTGGGGTCACAAGTCATGCTCTTTAAGGCACTGGGACTCATTGCTACCAAAGACTCAACCACTCCACTTAtaaatgaacacacagacaccaccagcAGCACAAAAACAAAGGCCCTGGTGGAGCCTGAGTCAGAACAACCTTAGGTGTTCAACAAACGCCAGTGCCCCTGGAGCTGACGGGTGCTGAGGTCGCTGGGAACCGACCAGGAGCACAATGAGGAGCAGACACTACCCTACACAACCACAGCACAGAACCACAATGTCAAAGCCAGAGCTTTCCCCTCAGACACAAGCTGGTGAGAATCCCCTTCCTAGAAGATGAGTTCCCAACTCAAAGACACTATCAGTCAGCTCTGACATCTGATATCCAGTATGCTCAATGCTCCTACATGACCCCCCGTGCATTCTTTCTACAagtatatgcattaacttgtaCCTAACGTCATAACCATCCCTGCTGCCTTCACTACAAATAGCTTAACTGAGGCTAGGCTCAGCTTTGTGGGAGAATGCTGCTGAACATGTGCGAGACCCCCACAGGACAGAGCACCATTAGTTCATTTCCACACAGCTCCTACAAGACCACCCACCCATCAGAGTGCAGCCCATGTACCTGTTTTTCCTGTCCTCCAGGCCCTGAGGCGGGGCAGAAGGCTGGGCACAGGCAGCGGCATGGGGTCCCTGTTACCAATGCGGACCTCGGCCACCAGCTCAAGCACGTCTTCACTCCTGCAAAGCAGAAGAAATGGTGAGCCCCAGCAGTGCCACAGCTCTCAGGTTAGAGTCACCACCACCTTCAGGGCCCAGGCGCtttacagggtttctccgtagctttggttcctgtcctagaactcgctctgcagaccaggctggcctggaactcacagagatccgcttgcctctgcctccggagcgctgggattaaaggcgtgtgccaccaccgccctgctagcTGCCCAGGTTCTTACTCGCCAGGTCGCAGGTCCAGGCGGCTGGGGACCCAGGTATCGGGGGGATCCAGGATGTTCACCAGCCCCACAAGAAAGCTGTCTGCAGCTGTGTCCAGTACCTAGAAGGGACCAAGTTGGGCTCTGTTCTGTTAGTGCTCACATGGAGAACCTTCCTAGTTCTAGCCTTGCAGGAACCCACCAACTTGCTCCAAGGACATTCAGGGATCCACCAAGGGCCACCCTCGATGGTCTCTGGAAGCAGCTCAGTCAGGGATCTGGTCCCCAGACTCTGATGACTACCCATTAGAGTTACTCCAGACCCAAGGGTATAGATGTCCAGTTCCTTTGTCTTGCAGGCCCCAGGATGAAGGGTCATTGACACCCTTACTCACAGTGGCTGTGTCAGCACCCCCTGACTCCTGTGAACGAGGCTCTGATCGTGGACTGCGGCAGCAGCGCCTCCATCGAAGGCCACGACACTGAGAGCCATCTGGATAAATAATGCAGTAACGTGGGACTTACCATGAGGCTTTGCAGAGCACAGCAGCCGGGTGAGCGGGACCAGACCGTGTTGGCTGCACAAGTACCTACCCCTCCCAGTTAGAGAAGGACCCTAAGCTCCCCCAACTCAATCTGGGTTGAGTTCACATCTGGGTTACTGAAAGAGATGTCTCAGCTTGGCCTCTGAGCCCTGCCCAGCCCTGGGTCTAGACGTCTCCTCCCTCCCAAAAGTGTCCTACTGCCCTGCTCACAGCCTCTCACCAGCCCCGAAGCCATCCCCTGTGCGGCAGGTCTGCTGGCCCCTGCCAGTTAGGCTTCCCTCCAGCCGCATGCAGTCCCCCAGAACCCCTGACCCTAGCACAAGTGTAGCCCTCATGAAGCCTCAGGAAGAAGGAGGCCAAGCTGGAAAGGACTAGAGTGCCTACCTTTCTCATTAGGCAGGTCCCCCTGCAGGGCGCTCCCCACAGCCTGCTGAATGGCCCGCTGCAAAGTGGGGGAGTTAAAAATCAGGGATATCAGATAAGAGACTGGAACCTCTGCTATTTGGAAGAATGTTCAAGAAAACCCACAGCCAAGCCACAGGCTAAGGCCACTTAGGGCTCCACTTCTTCCAGGTCCCAAACCCTCAGCCCCTATGCCAAGAAATGGGAACATAGGCCACCACGCCCCACTGCCCCCAGCTGTCTTACCAGGATAAAGGCAGAAGGGAAAAGGGCAGAATCTCTGTCAGGTGGACCATCTCCTCGATCCTCTCCCGACTCTTCTGTTTTACCTCGAgactcatcttcctcctccatgGTCACCTGGGGTTCAGGGAGGACGGAGCAGAAAGTAAAGCAAGCCCTCTGGGGCTTCTGTGCACCTC contains the following coding sequences:
- the Scaf1 gene encoding splicing factor, arginine/serine-rich 19 isoform X2, with translation MEEEDESRGKTEESGEDRGDGPPDRDSALFPSAFILRAIQQAVGSALQGDLPNEKDGSQCRGLRWRRCCRSPRSEPRSQESGGADTATVLDTAADSFLVGLVNILDPPDTWVPSRLDLRPGESEDVLELVAEVRIGNRDPMPLPVPSLLPRLRAWRTGKTVSPQSHASRPACARHLLTLGTGDGGPAPPPAPSSASSSPSPSPSSSSPSPPPPPPPPPALPAPRFDIYDPFHPTDEAYSPPPAPEQKYDPFEPTGSNPSSSAGSPSPEEEEEEEEEEEGLSQSISRISETLAGIYDDNSLSQDFPGDESPRPEPPPPQTLGAPGTPPQVDSTRAEGAPRRRVFVVGPEAEACLEGKVSVEVVTAGGPGLPLPPLPPTDPEIEEGEIVQPEEEPRVAVSLFRAGRSRQPPASVATLASVATPAAPPASAPRAPEGDDFLSLHADSDGEGALQVDLGEPPAPPAADSRWGGLDLRRKILTQRRERYRQRSASPGPPPARKKARRERQRSGDPAPPDSPAWDAKKHRSRERKVSSHSAARRRSRSRSRSRRRSRSRSADRRRGSHRSRSREKRRRRRRSASPPPAASSSSSSRRERHRGKRREGGKKKKKRSRSRAEKRAGDVEKLPAPVPPSGSDRDSRRRGAVPPSIQDLTDHDLFAIKRTITVGRPEKAEPRAPSPAPAVSPKREVLYDSEGLSADERGGKSDKDRRRSGAASSSSSSREKGSRRKALDGGDRGRDRDRSSKKTRPPKDSAPGSGPPPKAPLSSGSSSSSSSCSSRKVKLQSKVAVLIREGVSSTTPAKDSSSSGLGSIGVKFSRDRESRSPFLKPDERAPAEVAKVAPGSTKPKKTKAKAKAGAKKAKGTKGKTKPSKTRKKVRSGGSSTASGGPGSLKKSKADSCSQAASAKGTEETSWSGEERTSKAPSTPPPKVAPPPPALTPDSQTVDSSCKTPEVSFLPEEASEDTGVRVGAEEEEEEEEEEEEEQQPATTTATSTAAAAPSTAPSAGSTAGDSGAEDGPAARVSQLPTLPPPMPWNLPAGVDCTTSGVLALTALLFKMEEANLASRAKAQELIQATNQILSHRKPPSTLGVTPAPVPTSLGLPPGPSSYLLPGSLPIGGCGSTPPTPTGLAPASDKREGSSSSEGRGDTDKYLKKLHTQERAVEEVKLAIKPYYQKKDITKEEYKDILRKAVHKICHSKSGEINPVKVSNLVRAYVQRYRYFRKHGRKPGDPPGPPRPPKEPGPPDKGGPGLPLPPL
- the Scaf1 gene encoding splicing factor, arginine/serine-rich 19 isoform X3, whose protein sequence is MPINETLVPHHGGRWVLCEAVLLLFHVGAVLVVGKVTMEEEDESRGKTEESGEDRGDGPPDRDSALFPSAFILRAIQQAVGSALQGDLPNEKDGSQCRGLRWRRCCRSPRSEPRSQESGGADTATVLDTAADSFLVGLVNILDPPDTWVPSRLDLRPGESEDVLELVAEVRIGNRDPMPLPVPSLLPRLRAWRTGKTVSPQSHASRPACARHLLTLGTGDGGPAPPPAPSSASSSPSPSPSSSSPSPPPPPPPPPALPAPRFDIYDPFHPTDEAYSPPPAPEQKYDPFEPTGSNPSSSAGSPSPEEEEEEEEEEEGLSQSISRISETLAGIYDDNSLSQDFPGDESPRPEPPPPQTLGAPGTPPQVDSTRAEGAPRRRVFVVGPEAEACLEGKVSVEVVTAGGPGLPLPPLPPTDPEIEEGEIVQPEEEPRVAVSLFRAGRSRQPPASVATLASVATPAAPPASAPRAPEGDDFLSLHADSDGEGALQVDLGEPPAPPAADSRWGGLDLRRKILTQRRERYRQRSASPGPPPARKKARRERQRSGDPAPPDSPAWDAKKHRSRERKVSSHSAARRRSRSRSRSRRRSRSRSADRRRGSHRSRSREKRRRRRRSASPPPAASSSSSSRRERHRGKRREGGKKKKKRSRSRAEKRAGDVEKLPAPVPPSGSDRDSRRRGAVPPSIQDLTDHDLFAIKRTITVGRPEKAEPRAPSPAPAVSPKREVLYDSEGLSADERGGKSDKDRRRSGAASSSSSSREKGSRRKALDGGDRGRDRDRSSKKTRPPKDSAPGSGPPPKAPLSSGSSSSSSSCSSRKVKLQSKVAVLIREGVSSTTPAKDSSSSGLGSIGVKFSRDRESRSPFLKPDERAPAEVAKVAPGSTKPKKTKAKAKAGAKKAKGTKGKTKPSKTRKKVRSGGSSTASGGPGSLKKSKADSCSQAASAKGTEETSWSGEERTSKAPSTPPPKVAPPPPALTPDSQTVDSSCKTPEVSFLPEEASEDTGVRVGAEEEEEEEEEEEEEQQPATTTATSTAAAAPSTAPSAGSTAGDSGAEDGPAARVSQLPTLPPPMPWNLPAGVDCTTSGVLALTALLFKMEEANLASRAKAQELIQATNQVGSHGEESPQPLLLSIASG
- the Scaf1 gene encoding splicing factor, arginine/serine-rich 19 isoform X1, coding for MPINETLVPHHGGRWVLCEAVLLLFHVGAVLVVGKVTMEEEDESRGKTEESGEDRGDGPPDRDSALFPSAFILRAIQQAVGSALQGDLPNEKDGSQCRGLRWRRCCRSPRSEPRSQESGGADTATVLDTAADSFLVGLVNILDPPDTWVPSRLDLRPGESEDVLELVAEVRIGNRDPMPLPVPSLLPRLRAWRTGKTVSPQSHASRPACARHLLTLGTGDGGPAPPPAPSSASSSPSPSPSSSSPSPPPPPPPPPALPAPRFDIYDPFHPTDEAYSPPPAPEQKYDPFEPTGSNPSSSAGSPSPEEEEEEEEEEEGLSQSISRISETLAGIYDDNSLSQDFPGDESPRPEPPPPQTLGAPGTPPQVDSTRAEGAPRRRVFVVGPEAEACLEGKVSVEVVTAGGPGLPLPPLPPTDPEIEEGEIVQPEEEPRVAVSLFRAGRSRQPPASVATLASVATPAAPPASAPRAPEGDDFLSLHADSDGEGALQVDLGEPPAPPAADSRWGGLDLRRKILTQRRERYRQRSASPGPPPARKKARRERQRSGDPAPPDSPAWDAKKHRSRERKVSSHSAARRRSRSRSRSRRRSRSRSADRRRGSHRSRSREKRRRRRRSASPPPAASSSSSSRRERHRGKRREGGKKKKKRSRSRAEKRAGDVEKLPAPVPPSGSDRDSRRRGAVPPSIQDLTDHDLFAIKRTITVGRPEKAEPRAPSPAPAVSPKREVLYDSEGLSADERGGKSDKDRRRSGAASSSSSSREKGSRRKALDGGDRGRDRDRSSKKTRPPKDSAPGSGPPPKAPLSSGSSSSSSSCSSRKVKLQSKVAVLIREGVSSTTPAKDSSSSGLGSIGVKFSRDRESRSPFLKPDERAPAEVAKVAPGSTKPKKTKAKAKAGAKKAKGTKGKTKPSKTRKKVRSGGSSTASGGPGSLKKSKADSCSQAASAKGTEETSWSGEERTSKAPSTPPPKVAPPPPALTPDSQTVDSSCKTPEVSFLPEEASEDTGVRVGAEEEEEEEEEEEEEQQPATTTATSTAAAAPSTAPSAGSTAGDSGAEDGPAARVSQLPTLPPPMPWNLPAGVDCTTSGVLALTALLFKMEEANLASRAKAQELIQATNQILSHRKPPSTLGVTPAPVPTSLGLPPGPSSYLLPGSLPIGGCGSTPPTPTGLAPASDKREGSSSSEGRGDTDKYLKKLHTQERAVEEVKLAIKPYYQKKDITKEEYKDILRKAVHKICHSKSGEINPVKVSNLVRAYVQRYRYFRKHGRKPGDPPGPPRPPKEPGPPDKGGPGLPLPPL